In the genome of Armatimonadota bacterium, the window ATGAAGTGCAAGGACTCCACGATCAAGGTCGGCGGGTCGTTGGACAACCGCAGCGTGTATACGGACGGCGTGAGCACGTGGGACGAAACGGTGATCGAGTGGGCCGGTACGTTTGATGAGACGTTCAGCATCTACCCCTTGGACTTCGGCTCCTCACACCTATACGCCTTCGTCGACACCGACAACCGCTATGCGCGGTACATCTACGGCAGCCGCTACCCGGACGAGCAGGACTGGGTCGAGCCAGTGTATCTGGAGGCCGGGGATTACCGGTTCCGGTTCAGGGTCAGAGGCACGCCGATCAACGATGGAGAGGCTATGTCGGACTACCCCATAATGGCGGCATGGCTGGTGACCTGCGACGGGAACGGACAACCCCAGAGGCCAATGTTCACCGGCAATGTTGTGATACGAGACGGCTGCAACGGGTTCTGGATGGACGCGGACATCAATCCGCCGATCGTCATGGAGGCTGCGCCGAAGATTACGCCGGATGCGCGAAGAGACTCGCAATATATTGGAACGCTCGATGGGATCGGGCAGAACCGATATATGGTGCGCTGGCCGATCAACGGGGGCGGGGCCGTCCAGAGATACACGCCTTTCAACTATGATTACACGTTCGATGTCGAGGTCGCCACTGCGGGATACTACATTCCCTGGCTCACCATGCCGAATAATCCGAACGCCGGCAATTGTCCAAGCGAGTGCTGCGACAACGGCCGCAGGATGGAGCAGTATTTGATGAGCTGCGTTCCTCTCGATAGCCAGGGGGAGCCGGTCGGGAGCGAGCAGCTTGTGGAGAATTGCGATGCCTCGGAACAGACAAGGGCCATTCTCGCCACGCCTACGCTCGTGGGGAGGCACATCGAAGACCTCAAGGCCCTCATCGCGCACGCCAAGAGCGTCCATGATGCCAACCCAGATATGGAGCTTGGTGTCACCGAGTTCGGCCATGCTATCGGAGGCACGGGTGTATTCGCTCAGATACGCAATCTGAAAGGAGCCGTCGCCTCCGCGTGCATTGTCCAGGAGATGCTTCGTCACGAGGTAGATTTCGGCTGTTTCTGGAACCTCAACAACTGGTTCTACCACATGGCCCAGCCCACCTGTTCGGCGGCATACGATCCCATCGAGAACCCTTCGCCCAGTTGCACGCCAGAGTCGTTTATCATGTCGCCCGCTGCCCAGGTTTACCGGCTCTTCCTCCAGCACACGGGGACAGAACTCCTGGACGACCCCGGCGTTACGACAGGCACGTTCACGACTCCGACCCCGATGTATGACAGCATCCCGACAGGTGAGTCCGCTCCCTACCTCAGCGCTCTCGCAACCGCAACGGACACGGACAGCGGGAACGGCTACTACGAGAAGATCTACGTCACGGTCGTCAACAAAGACTGGGCCGCGGACCGGGAGTGCACGATCACTCTGGACAACCTGGGAGCAGCACCCACGGGCGTCACCTGGCACACACTCAAGTCGTGGGATGCCACCGTGGCCGATCCGCTCGCGGCGCAGAACGACGGTGGCTATCCCGGCCGCATCAGCACGGTGAGCGTCAGCGGGGTCGCGCCCGAATATGACCCGCAGACGGACTATGATATCACCCACGTATTCCCCTCCGGCTCGATCACCGTGATGGAACTGACGGTAGGTAAGCCTGCTCCGGTCTATTCCACCGCCGATCTGATCAAGATGCCGGACGACTCCAGCGTGAGCCTGGACGGGAAGATCGTGACGGCGGTGTTCGGCGACGAGGAGGTCTTCTACATCGAGGAGCCGGATCGCACGGCGGGCATAGCCGTCGCATGGGATGAGACTGAGACTATGCCGACTGTGGGCCAGAAAGTCAGCCTTGAAGGAACTCTGGGCACGAGCGACGGCGAGCGCGTCCTCACGCCCGGTAGCCAGCCGACATACTCAGGCAACTCTCCCCTGGCACCGCTCGGCATGCGCAACCAATGGCTGGCAGGCAGCCCCGCCGGATCGAGCACGCCCGTTCCCATCACGGGATTCGGCCTCTACAACGTCGGGCTGCTGGTCCAGAGTTGGGGCAGGGTCACCGGCGTGGATACCGCCAACGGCGACTGGTTCTACATTGACGATGGTTCCGGCGTCTACGATCTGAGCGGACTGGGCACAGGCATCCGCGTGCTCTGGCCAAGCGGCGTCAACGTGTACGCTGACGACTACGTGAGGGTGACCGGCATCAGCGGGGCGACCGAGACGGCCAACGGAGCCATCCCGTTGCTGAAGCCGCGAAGCGATGGCGTCGAGGTCGTGAGTTCGTGGACCAACGAGAACGTCCCGCTCACCGCGGGATGCTGGAATCTTCTTTCGCTGGCGGGGATACCCAGTCTACCCGGGCCGGAGGATGTGTTTGTCGGCAACACGGCAATATCGCTCTCGGGCTGCCTGTACCGCTACGATGCGCCTTCGCAGACATGGGTGACGTACCAGGATTGCGGAGGCTCGGTATTCGGGGGCTGCCTCGTCGGCGAAGGCTACGGTCTGTATATCCCATCCGGCGGTGCAACTTCGTACAATCACCCACGGCTGCCGTTGGGCGGGGATCAATGGATAAGCCTGCCGTACGGGTCGGATCCCCCGGGAGATATGTCGCTGATAGGCAACCCGTTCACCAGCGATGTCAAGTGGTCTGAATGCAAGGTCACTGACGGAGTAACTCTGCTCAGTCTGCCGGAAGCGGTCATGGCCGGCTGGATACATGCTATCGGCACGCGGACCGGTTCGGCTTGGGAAGCAGTGGATGATCTCAGCACGGGTGAGATGGCGGCAAGCACGGCATACAAGGTCTATCCCGCCAGGAACGACCTGGCATTGATCATACCGGTCCCGCCGGCTCAGTAGGGAGAGGAGGAGAACAATGAAGAAGCTCATTGCGCTGACGATTCTGGCGTGTGCCGCCGTGATTCTCGCCGCTCCCTGCGGGGCGGCGGAGATGCGCGGCCTGTGGGTGGATGCGTTCCATCCCGGCTTCAAGAACGCTGAACAGACTGTCGATATGGTAGGCAAGGCGAAAGACTGCAACTTCAACGCCTTGTTCGTACAGGTACGGAAGCGCGGCGACGTGTATTACAGCTCCGCCATCGAACCGAAGGCAAGCGACTGCGCGGCCGGATACGATCCGCTGGCCGACATCATCGCAAAGGCGCATGCGAGCGGTCTGCAGGTCCATGCGTGGCTCTCGCTCTTCGAGGTTTATCACGACAACTCGTGGGTGAAGGTGGATGCCAACCAGGTTCACCTGACCCATCCCGAATGGCTGATGAAGGACGACCGAGGTCGGACGAAGTTCCCCGGCGACAAGGTCTTCCTCGACCCCGGAGTGCCGGCGGTCAGGGACTACCTCGCGGGACTGGCGGAGGAGATCGTTCGGAAGTACAACGTGGACGGAATCCACCTGGACATCGTGCGGTATCCGGCAAGGGAGGCCGGCTACAACGAGACCAGCGTCGCCCTGTTCAACCAGCAGACGAGCCGTTCCGGCAAGCCGGACAAGAACGATGAGGCATGGTGCAACTGGCGGAAGGCGCAGTCCACCCAGTTCGTGCAGGCGGTCTATCAGCGCGCGACCGCCATCAAGCCGGCGGTGAAGATATCGGCGGCGGTCTTCGCAAACCGGTCCGATGCGGCGGACTATCGCTTCCAGGACTGGGAGGCGTGGCTTCGAGCGGGCATCCTCGACTTCGCCGTGCCGATGAACTTCGCGCTCGACAGCCGGGTGTTCCTCACCAAGAGCGAGGAGACCTCGTCACTCTCGAACACCGGTCGGGCGATCTACATGGGTCAGGGCGGCTACAAGATGAGCGCGGATGCGGCGGTGGACCAGATCGCTATGGCCAAGAGCGCGGGCTACAGCGGAGTGGTGGTCTACAGCTACGCCTACTGCTCGATCCCACGGGGCGACGATGCTGTTTCGCTCATGGATGCGCTCAAGGCGGGCCTCTTCGCCAAGCCGGACACAGTCCCGACGCTCGCGTGGAAGCAGTAGCGATCCGAAGCGCAGCAGAA includes:
- a CDS encoding family 10 glycosylhydrolase yields the protein MKKLIALTILACAAVILAAPCGAAEMRGLWVDAFHPGFKNAEQTVDMVGKAKDCNFNALFVQVRKRGDVYYSSAIEPKASDCAAGYDPLADIIAKAHASGLQVHAWLSLFEVYHDNSWVKVDANQVHLTHPEWLMKDDRGRTKFPGDKVFLDPGVPAVRDYLAGLAEEIVRKYNVDGIHLDIVRYPAREAGYNETSVALFNQQTSRSGKPDKNDEAWCNWRKAQSTQFVQAVYQRATAIKPAVKISAAVFANRSDAADYRFQDWEAWLRAGILDFAVPMNFALDSRVFLTKSEETSSLSNTGRAIYMGQGGYKMSADAAVDQIAMAKSAGYSGVVVYSYAYCSIPRGDDAVSLMDALKAGLFAKPDTVPTLAWKQ